The following proteins are co-located in the Agromyces laixinhei genome:
- a CDS encoding acyl-CoA dehydrogenase yields MSGFRPPVADIAFTLEHVVDYDAVAQLPGYEHADFETVSEVLDEVGSFMAEMVAPTNRAGDLEGSKLNADGTVTTPTGFKEAYSAYVDAGWGSVPLPEEYGGGGFPRSVGLAIQELTTTANMAFALAPLLTQGAIEALLHYGTDEQKQQWLPKMVTGEWAGTMNLTEPHAGSDVGALTTKAVKREDGTYAISGQKIFITFGDHDLSEQIVHLVLARTPDAPAGTKGISIFIVPKFLVNEDGSLGERNGVHTVGVEHKMGIHGSPTCVLSYEDATGYLVGAENIGMRIMFVMMNSARLSVGMQGLAVAERAYQQSLDYAQERIQGRAIGAAQDSPIIDFPDVRRMLMTQKAYIAAMRRMMLLTASYTDQSTHNPDSATRARADEIVGLLTPICKSFGTDLGNELTSLALQIHGGMGFIEETGAAQHYRDVRIAAIYEGTNGIQAADLVGRKLPVRDGASVLEFIATMRELDGELAAAGDEFASIRTQLNAQLDALEQTTAWMLRTGATDPNAVLSGSTPYQRIWGLVVGGWLMAKSALAARGLDDDGIAETQLPLARFYAEQLLPQAAGLVGAATAGSRDLFALDAAALGDASVRGVRV; encoded by the coding sequence ATGAGTGGATTCCGACCCCCCGTTGCAGATATCGCCTTCACCCTCGAGCATGTCGTCGACTACGACGCCGTCGCGCAGCTGCCCGGATACGAGCACGCCGACTTCGAGACGGTCTCAGAGGTGCTCGACGAGGTCGGCAGCTTCATGGCCGAGATGGTGGCTCCCACCAACCGTGCCGGCGACCTCGAGGGTTCGAAGCTGAACGCCGACGGCACCGTCACCACGCCGACGGGATTCAAGGAGGCGTACTCCGCCTACGTCGACGCCGGATGGGGATCGGTGCCGCTGCCCGAGGAGTACGGCGGCGGCGGGTTCCCGCGCTCGGTCGGCCTCGCCATCCAGGAGCTCACGACGACCGCGAACATGGCCTTCGCTCTCGCGCCGCTGCTCACGCAGGGTGCGATCGAGGCGCTGCTGCACTACGGCACCGACGAGCAGAAGCAGCAGTGGCTGCCGAAGATGGTCACGGGTGAATGGGCCGGCACCATGAACCTCACCGAGCCGCACGCCGGCTCCGACGTGGGCGCGCTCACCACGAAGGCCGTGAAGCGCGAAGACGGCACCTACGCCATCTCGGGCCAGAAGATCTTCATCACCTTCGGCGACCACGACCTCAGCGAGCAGATCGTGCACCTCGTGCTCGCACGCACGCCTGACGCGCCGGCCGGCACGAAGGGCATCTCGATCTTCATCGTGCCGAAGTTCCTAGTGAACGAAGACGGCTCACTCGGCGAGCGCAACGGCGTGCACACCGTCGGCGTCGAGCACAAGATGGGCATCCACGGTTCGCCCACGTGCGTGCTGTCGTATGAAGACGCGACCGGCTACCTCGTCGGCGCCGAGAACATCGGCATGCGCATCATGTTCGTCATGATGAACAGCGCCCGGCTCTCGGTGGGCATGCAGGGACTCGCCGTGGCCGAGCGCGCCTACCAGCAGTCGCTCGACTACGCGCAGGAGCGCATCCAGGGCCGCGCCATCGGCGCAGCTCAGGACTCTCCCATCATCGACTTCCCCGACGTGCGGCGCATGCTCATGACGCAGAAGGCATACATCGCCGCCATGCGACGCATGATGCTGCTGACGGCGAGCTATACCGACCAGTCGACCCACAACCCCGACTCCGCGACCCGCGCTCGTGCCGACGAGATCGTGGGTCTGCTGACCCCGATCTGCAAGTCGTTCGGCACCGACCTCGGCAACGAGCTCACCTCGCTCGCGCTGCAGATCCACGGCGGCATGGGCTTCATCGAAGAGACCGGCGCCGCACAGCACTACCGTGACGTGCGCATCGCCGCGATCTACGAGGGCACGAACGGCATCCAGGCCGCCGACCTCGTCGGACGCAAGCTCCCCGTGCGCGACGGGGCATCCGTGCTCGAGTTCATCGCCACCATGCGCGAACTCGACGGCGAGCTCGCTGCGGCCGGCGACGAATTCGCGTCGATCCGCACGCAGCTGAATGCCCAGCTCGACGCGCTCGAGCAGACGACGGCGTGGATGCTCCGCACCGGCGCGACCGACCCGAACGCCGTGCTCTCGGGCTCGACGCCCTACCAGCGCATCTGGGGCCTCGTCGTGGGCGGATGGCTCATGGCGAAGTCGGCGCTCGCCGCTCGCGGACTCGATGACGACGGCATCGCCGAGACGCAGCTGCCGCTGGCCCGGTTCTACGCCGAGCAGCTGCTGCCGCAGGCCGCGGGCCTCGTCGGCGCGGCCACCGCCGGCTCGCGCGACCTGTTCGCGCTCGACGCCGCCGCGCTCGGCGACGCGTCGGTCCGCGGAGTGCGCGTCTGA
- a CDS encoding lytic murein transglycosylase: protein MSWNDDFDADEYGERRPSGTRATKLQLVRRGAGIIGLVAGATALVIGVVYAVNVVGMATNPDGFAAPDAYGPAVAMPPVTTPDGHDYNEQLEGNTEQTDEPTDLPDAMPASVPSVDPEWIARVAAATGIPERALTAYALAHVLISEEEAECGLEWATIAAIGSIESDHGSHGASKLDESGNSRPAIIGRALDGNGVATIADTDGGELDGDPTWDRAVGPMQFIPSTWAKWAADANGDGAADPHQIDDAALTTARYLCASGPMLSSEGWRAAVYSYNHDNDYVDQVAKVAREFADAAG, encoded by the coding sequence ATGTCCTGGAACGACGACTTCGACGCCGACGAGTACGGCGAGCGTCGTCCGAGCGGTACCCGGGCGACGAAGTTGCAGCTCGTGCGCCGCGGCGCCGGCATCATCGGTCTCGTGGCGGGGGCCACAGCCCTCGTGATCGGGGTCGTCTACGCGGTGAACGTCGTCGGCATGGCGACCAACCCCGACGGGTTCGCCGCACCAGACGCCTACGGCCCCGCCGTGGCGATGCCGCCCGTGACGACGCCCGACGGCCACGACTACAACGAGCAGCTCGAGGGCAACACCGAGCAGACCGATGAGCCGACCGACCTTCCCGACGCGATGCCGGCATCGGTGCCGTCGGTCGACCCGGAGTGGATCGCGCGAGTCGCCGCGGCCACGGGCATTCCCGAGCGCGCGTTGACGGCGTATGCACTCGCCCACGTCTTGATCTCCGAGGAGGAGGCCGAGTGCGGCCTCGAGTGGGCCACGATCGCCGCCATCGGCAGCATCGAATCAGATCACGGAAGCCACGGCGCCTCGAAGCTCGACGAGAGCGGCAACAGCCGGCCCGCGATCATCGGCAGGGCCCTCGATGGCAACGGCGTGGCGACGATCGCCGACACCGACGGCGGCGAGCTCGACGGTGACCCCACGTGGGATCGCGCGGTCGGGCCGATGCAGTTCATCCCCTCCACCTGGGCGAAATGGGCCGCCGACGCGAACGGCGACGGCGCGGCCGACCCGCACCAGATCGACGACGCCGCCCTCACGACGGCCCGCTACCTCTGCGCATCGGGTCCGATGCTCAGCTCCGAGGGGTGGCGGGCCGCCGTCTACTCGTACAACCACGACAACGACTACGTCGACCAGGTCGCGAAGGTCGCGCGCGAGTTCGCCGACGCGGCCGGTTGA
- a CDS encoding sucrase ferredoxin, with product MTLAAEHWAPCSDRARERNDPLVGTGPRGLRWFLIEVVGSWGQNALLDEPFDRELGRALVRRIEAAGMRPLAIRRTGRRRTPAAQRWAIVDSRPGRESVVWGEAADAAALLDVPLDGSTGTPSTRPVYCVCTHARHDQCCAVRGRRVITALAEARPDEAWECSHLGGDRFAGTMVVFPHGLYYGYADDGDPVRIADAFDDGRLVPERYRGRSSLTHPVQAAQHFAREAWGDDRIGSFAPIAEEAADAGWRVRLASGAGGDIVVELEETRSEPLLSTCAATRFVRVRQYALRSIT from the coding sequence GTGACACTGGCGGCCGAGCACTGGGCGCCGTGCAGCGATCGCGCCCGAGAGCGGAACGATCCGCTCGTCGGCACCGGCCCGCGCGGCTTGCGCTGGTTCCTCATCGAGGTGGTGGGAAGCTGGGGCCAGAACGCGCTGCTCGACGAGCCGTTCGACCGAGAACTCGGTCGCGCCCTGGTGCGGCGCATCGAGGCGGCCGGCATGCGACCCCTCGCGATCCGCCGCACCGGCCGGCGCCGCACTCCGGCCGCGCAGCGGTGGGCGATCGTCGATTCGCGGCCCGGTCGCGAGAGCGTCGTGTGGGGAGAGGCGGCGGATGCCGCGGCATTGCTCGACGTGCCGCTCGACGGATCCACCGGCACCCCATCGACACGGCCCGTCTATTGCGTCTGCACTCATGCCAGGCACGACCAGTGCTGCGCCGTGCGCGGTCGCCGGGTGATCACCGCGCTCGCCGAGGCTCGCCCCGACGAGGCCTGGGAGTGCTCGCATCTCGGCGGCGACCGCTTCGCCGGCACCATGGTGGTCTTTCCGCACGGGCTCTACTACGGCTACGCAGACGACGGCGACCCCGTGCGCATCGCCGATGCCTTCGACGACGGGCGTCTCGTGCCCGAGCGATACCGCGGGCGCAGCTCGCTGACGCATCCGGTGCAGGCCGCCCAGCACTTCGCGCGCGAGGCGTGGGGCGACGATCGGATCGGGTCGTTCGCGCCGATCGCCGAGGAGGCCGCCGACGCCGGCTGGCGCGTTCGGCTCGCGAGCGGCGCAGGCGGCGACATCGTGGTCGAGCTGGAGGAGACCCGCTCCGAACCCCTGTTGTCGACGTGCGCCGCGACGCGCTTCGTGCGCGTGCGCCAGTACGCGCTGCGTTCGATCACGTAG
- a CDS encoding cupin domain-containing protein has translation MTGHERGSSSRPALSRCIRVSPDEFGLRYWGREPLLSTAADLERGFGDLFSAAAVDELVTRRGVRTPFIRMANEGSVLSASDYTASGGFGAEIPDQVSSDKVLAEFAGGATIVLQGLHRLWPPIIDFTRELVDDLGHPAQVNAYVTPPSSRGFDPHYDTHDVFVLQISGEKHWRIHAPVLVDPLRSQPWDQHRAAVARAATGEPEIDAVLRPGDALYLPRGWIHSATALGATSVHLTIGMAAYTRADLADALLRQLGDNAELRASLPLGLDLHDSEALAPIVAQTVQALVETLQQTDASRPVAVLSARFGAETRAEPVAPLATVEALAALDGSTPVRWRESLPVRVTTIDDRVRIVARTKTLSLPVEAEPAVLRLATGDTVSADELPGLDAESAVVVVRRLVREGFVVAPA, from the coding sequence GTGACCGGCCACGAGCGCGGGTCGAGCAGTCGGCCCGCGCTTTCGCGCTGCATCCGGGTCTCGCCTGACGAATTCGGCCTGCGGTACTGGGGCCGCGAGCCGTTGCTCTCCACGGCCGCCGACCTCGAGCGCGGCTTCGGCGACCTCTTCTCTGCAGCCGCCGTCGACGAACTCGTCACGCGGCGCGGGGTGCGCACCCCGTTCATCCGCATGGCGAACGAGGGCTCGGTGCTCTCGGCGTCCGACTACACCGCGTCGGGCGGCTTCGGCGCCGAGATCCCCGACCAGGTCTCGAGCGACAAGGTGCTCGCCGAGTTCGCGGGCGGCGCGACGATCGTGTTGCAGGGGCTGCACCGGCTGTGGCCGCCGATCATCGACTTCACGCGCGAACTCGTCGACGACCTCGGGCACCCGGCGCAGGTGAACGCCTACGTCACCCCGCCGTCGTCGCGGGGATTCGACCCGCACTACGACACCCACGACGTGTTCGTGCTGCAGATCTCGGGCGAGAAGCACTGGCGCATCCACGCGCCGGTGCTGGTCGACCCGCTGCGCAGCCAGCCGTGGGACCAGCACCGAGCCGCCGTCGCACGCGCGGCCACGGGCGAACCAGAGATCGACGCGGTGCTGCGACCCGGAGACGCGCTGTACCTGCCGCGCGGATGGATCCATTCGGCGACGGCGCTCGGCGCGACATCCGTGCACCTGACCATCGGCATGGCCGCCTACACGCGCGCCGACCTCGCCGACGCACTGCTCCGGCAACTCGGCGACAACGCCGAGTTGCGCGCGTCGCTGCCGCTCGGCCTCGACCTGCACGACTCCGAGGCGCTCGCGCCGATCGTCGCGCAGACGGTGCAGGCGCTCGTCGAGACACTGCAGCAGACGGATGCCTCGCGGCCGGTCGCCGTGCTCAGTGCTCGCTTCGGCGCCGAGACCCGCGCAGAACCGGTCGCGCCGCTCGCGACCGTCGAGGCGCTCGCAGCGCTGGACGGGTCGACGCCCGTGCGGTGGCGCGAGTCGCTGCCGGTTCGCGTCACGACGATCGACGACCGGGTGCGCATCGTGGCGCGCACGAAGACGCTGTCGCTTCCGGTCGAGGCGGAGCCGGCCGTGCTCCGGCTCGCAACGGGCGATACCGTCTCGGCTGACGAGCTGCCGGGGCTCGACGCCGAGAGCGCGGTCGTCGTCGTGCGCCGGCTCGTGCGCGAGGGCTTCGTGGTGGCTCCGGCGTGA
- a CDS encoding BatC protein: MTINDDDITREPGAEGEGTADGGANPTGHDGGADGSAAEGEGVTDGGANPGGHDGGADGSAAAGEGTADGGANPGGHDGGADGSA; this comes from the coding sequence ATGACGATCAACGATGACGACATCACCCGCGAGCCTGGCGCCGAGGGCGAAGGCACTGCCGACGGCGGCGCCAACCCCACGGGCCACGACGGTGGTGCCGACGGTTCCGCGGCCGAAGGCGAGGGCGTTACCGACGGCGGCGCCAACCCCGGCGGCCACGATGGCGGCGCCGACGGATCAGCGGCTGCGGGCGAGGGTACCGCCGACGGCGGTGCGAACCCCGGTGGCCACGATGGCGGCGCCGACGGCTCGGCGTAG
- a CDS encoding MarR family winged helix-turn-helix transcriptional regulator, with the protein MSETTSGSQVTTGDLLQLDQQVCFALAVASRNVIALYRPVLEPLGLTHPQYLVMLALWEQSPRTLGGLGAELMLESATLTPIVKRLESAGFVTRARSTTDERALSIELTDTGRALRAECLAVPPQIIERLGLPVDELERTRDALHRLIAAAHPRAN; encoded by the coding sequence ATGAGCGAGACGACGAGCGGGTCCCAGGTCACGACCGGCGACCTGCTGCAACTGGATCAGCAGGTGTGCTTCGCGCTCGCGGTGGCATCCCGCAACGTGATCGCCCTCTACCGCCCGGTGCTCGAACCGCTCGGGCTGACGCACCCGCAGTACCTCGTCATGCTCGCACTCTGGGAGCAGAGCCCGCGCACCCTCGGCGGGCTCGGCGCGGAGTTGATGCTCGAGTCCGCGACGCTGACCCCGATCGTGAAGCGCCTCGAGTCCGCGGGCTTCGTCACGCGAGCACGCAGCACGACCGACGAACGAGCACTCTCGATCGAACTCACCGATACCGGGCGGGCGCTTCGCGCCGAATGCCTCGCGGTGCCGCCGCAGATCATCGAACGACTCGGACTGCCGGTCGACGAGCTCGAGCGCACGCGCGACGCGCTGCACCGGCTGATCGCCGCCGCGCATCCGCGCGCGAACTGA
- a CDS encoding nucleoside deaminase, with the protein MAISKNDLIHLRRAIGLAREAVDSGDEPFGSVLVDAAGAERFADRNREESTGDPTRHPELEIVRWAVAHLTPEERSAATVYTSGEHCAMCSAAHAWAGLGRIVYAASAEQIAGWRRAAGGGSSAVAVLPITTVAPALIVDGPVDQFAGEVHTLIVRSIS; encoded by the coding sequence ATGGCGATCTCGAAGAACGACCTCATCCACCTGCGCCGGGCGATCGGGCTCGCGAGGGAGGCGGTCGACTCGGGCGACGAACCGTTCGGATCGGTGCTCGTCGATGCCGCCGGCGCCGAACGGTTCGCCGATCGCAACCGCGAAGAGAGCACCGGCGACCCGACGCGGCATCCGGAACTCGAGATCGTTCGCTGGGCCGTCGCGCATCTCACGCCCGAAGAACGATCGGCGGCAACCGTGTACACGTCGGGGGAGCATTGCGCGATGTGCTCGGCAGCGCATGCGTGGGCGGGCCTCGGCCGCATCGTCTACGCCGCGTCGGCGGAGCAGATCGCCGGGTGGCGCCGGGCCGCCGGCGGCGGGTCGTCGGCGGTGGCAGTGCTGCCGATCACGACGGTCGCCCCGGCGCTGATCGTTGACGGACCAGTCGATCAGTTCGCGGGCGAAGTGCACACGCTCATCGTGCGTTCCATCTCGTAA
- a CDS encoding LysR family transcriptional regulator, whose protein sequence is MNLEQLRSFVEVARFGNFTRAAEELYLAQPSLSRQIAALEHDLGTQLFHRARGGSTLTIAGESLLPLARRMLADAESVRRELAELAGLERGRVRLGATPTLCISLVAEVLSAFHAEHPAIELHLSEQGSRRLLDELAGGELDLALITTTDAVPAERFTVTPLLVEELVVISSADRPPVTSGDTIEFADVAALPQIVFSSSYDLRRATDAAFAAADLTPEAVLEGAEMDAVLRFVERGLGVAIVPAMVLIDRPGLRSVRLAATAPGRRPLERTISVARPADVAPAAAVDVMRHTITASATAFAARAGATMRLAGATTAAR, encoded by the coding sequence ATGAATCTCGAGCAGCTGCGCAGCTTCGTCGAGGTGGCCCGGTTCGGCAACTTCACCCGCGCCGCCGAAGAGCTCTACCTCGCCCAGCCCTCGCTGAGCCGCCAGATCGCCGCGCTCGAACACGATCTCGGTACCCAGCTGTTCCATCGTGCCCGGGGCGGCAGCACGCTGACGATCGCCGGGGAGTCTCTGCTGCCGCTCGCGCGCCGCATGCTCGCCGACGCCGAATCAGTCCGGCGCGAATTGGCCGAACTCGCCGGTCTCGAGCGCGGCCGGGTGCGACTCGGCGCGACGCCCACCCTGTGCATCAGCCTCGTCGCCGAGGTGCTCAGCGCTTTCCATGCGGAGCATCCGGCCATCGAACTGCACCTCTCCGAACAGGGGTCGCGCCGACTACTCGACGAACTCGCCGGCGGCGAACTCGACCTGGCACTGATCACGACGACGGATGCCGTGCCGGCCGAACGATTCACCGTGACGCCCTTGCTCGTCGAAGAGCTCGTGGTGATCTCCTCGGCCGACAGGCCGCCCGTCACGTCCGGTGACACCATCGAGTTCGCGGATGTCGCGGCGCTGCCGCAGATCGTCTTCAGCTCGAGCTATGACCTGCGCAGGGCCACCGATGCCGCCTTCGCCGCCGCCGATCTGACACCTGAAGCGGTGCTCGAGGGTGCCGAGATGGATGCCGTGCTGCGCTTCGTCGAACGCGGGCTCGGGGTCGCGATCGTGCCCGCGATGGTGCTCATCGATCGCCCCGGGCTGCGATCGGTGCGGCTCGCGGCGACGGCGCCCGGGCGGAGGCCGCTCGAGCGCACGATCAGCGTCGCCCGCCCCGCCGACGTCGCACCGGCCGCGGCGGTCGACGTCATGCGGCACACGATCACCGCGAGCGCCACCGCGTTCGCGGCGAGGGCCGGCGCGACCATGCGGCTCGCCGGCGCGACGACTGCGGCCCGTTGA
- a CDS encoding L-aspartate oxidase, producing the protein MSSSGSTASGSTASGSTASGSTTSERQISTTVLVIGTGGSGLRAAIELAEAGVDVLALGKRPKSDAHTSLAAGGINAALATMDADDSWQQHAADTLKESYLLANPHTVEIVTSGAARGIEDLERYGMPFAREDDGRISQRFFGAHSYRRTAFAGDYTGLEIQRTLVNRAAQLDVPILDTVYVTRILVNDDGAVFGAYGFDLDDGTRYLIHADAVILAAGGHTRIWRRTSSRRDENTGDSFRLAVEAGGRLRDPELVQFHPSGIIEPENAAGTLISEAARGEGGILTNGLGERFMHKYDPERLELSTRDRVALACYTEIKEGRGTPNGGVWLDVSHLPRETIMQRLPRVYQTMLELQMLDITKQPIEIAPTAHYSMGGVWVRPDDHGTDVPGLYAIGEASSGLHGANRLGGNSLIELLVFGRIVGRAAAAYAGSLDTQRRSADAVQAARDEIDELLASDGPENVRALQRAIRDTMTEHAGVVRDEQGLLTGLAELDAIEARMADVGVHPDIAGYQDLAHAFDLKSAALAARATMSAALERRETRGCHNRSDHPKTDDSLQVNLVWSPSAGVTREEIPPIPEEIAALMREVSVAGKLVE; encoded by the coding sequence ATGAGTAGTTCAGGCAGCACCGCTTCAGGCAGCACCGCTTCAGGCAGCACCGCTTCAGGCAGCACGACGTCAGAGCGCCAGATCTCTACGACCGTGCTCGTGATCGGCACCGGTGGATCAGGCCTGCGCGCCGCGATCGAACTCGCCGAGGCGGGCGTCGACGTGCTCGCCCTCGGCAAGCGCCCGAAATCCGACGCCCACACCTCGCTCGCGGCCGGCGGCATCAACGCCGCCCTCGCCACGATGGATGCCGACGACAGCTGGCAGCAGCACGCCGCCGACACCCTGAAAGAGAGTTACCTGCTCGCGAACCCGCACACGGTGGAGATCGTCACCTCTGGTGCGGCCCGCGGCATCGAAGACCTCGAGCGCTACGGCATGCCGTTCGCCCGCGAAGACGACGGCCGCATCTCGCAGCGATTCTTCGGCGCCCACTCCTACCGCCGCACGGCGTTCGCGGGCGACTACACGGGGCTCGAGATCCAGCGCACCCTCGTCAACCGGGCCGCGCAACTCGACGTGCCGATCCTCGACACGGTCTACGTGACCCGCATCCTCGTGAACGACGACGGCGCGGTCTTCGGCGCCTACGGCTTCGACCTCGACGACGGCACGCGCTACCTCATCCACGCCGATGCCGTGATCCTCGCCGCGGGCGGCCACACCCGCATCTGGCGGCGCACCTCGTCACGGCGCGACGAGAACACCGGCGACTCGTTCCGCCTCGCCGTCGAGGCCGGCGGGCGCCTCCGCGACCCGGAGCTCGTGCAGTTCCACCCGTCGGGCATCATCGAGCCCGAGAACGCGGCCGGCACCCTCATCAGCGAGGCGGCACGCGGCGAGGGCGGCATCCTCACCAATGGCCTCGGCGAGCGCTTCATGCACAAGTACGACCCCGAGCGACTCGAGCTCTCCACGCGCGACCGCGTGGCGCTGGCCTGCTACACCGAAATCAAGGAGGGGCGCGGAACCCCCAATGGCGGTGTCTGGCTGGATGTCTCGCACCTTCCCCGTGAGACGATCATGCAGCGCCTCCCCCGCGTCTACCAGACCATGCTCGAGCTGCAGATGCTCGACATCACGAAGCAGCCGATCGAGATCGCGCCGACCGCGCACTATTCGATGGGCGGCGTGTGGGTGCGACCAGACGACCACGGCACGGATGTCCCCGGGCTCTACGCCATCGGCGAGGCATCCAGCGGCCTGCACGGCGCCAACCGACTCGGCGGCAACTCGCTCATCGAACTGCTCGTCTTCGGACGCATCGTGGGCCGGGCTGCTGCGGCCTACGCCGGCTCGTTGGACACGCAGCGGCGCTCGGCCGACGCGGTGCAGGCGGCGCGCGACGAGATCGACGAGCTCCTCGCATCCGACGGGCCCGAGAACGTGCGCGCCCTGCAGCGCGCGATCCGCGACACCATGACCGAGCATGCCGGCGTCGTGCGCGACGAGCAGGGGCTCCTCACCGGGCTCGCCGAGCTCGACGCCATCGAGGCCCGCATGGCGGATGTCGGCGTGCATCCCGACATCGCCGGGTACCAGGATCTCGCGCACGCCTTCGATCTGAAGTCGGCCGCGCTCGCTGCCCGAGCCACGATGTCGGCCGCATTGGAGCGCCGCGAGACCCGCGGCTGCCACAACCGCAGCGACCACCCCAAGACGGATGATTCGCTGCAGGTGAACCTGGTCTGGTCGCCCTCGGCCGGGGTGACCCGCGAGGAGATCCCACCCATCCCCGAGGAGATCGCCGCGCTCATGCGTGAGGTCTCGGTGGCGGGCAAGCTCGTGGAGTAG
- a CDS encoding helix-turn-helix transcriptional regulator: MRPAFPQITTPCVVFVCENGTMRADRLVSLALLLRQRGRMTAGELAAELEVSVRTVLRDIDALSTAGVPVYADRGRHGGFSLLPGFRTELAGLNHDEGLALLTAGSGRAEQAFGLGTALASAMRKIVDALPEGHRASVGDAAQRFLVEPKTDLLSRRLVAEEVVGTVMKTARGAVLRGRKLRFHYAAPDTTPRWHAVDPIGLVTVRDRTYLLAAKSGEDRTYRLSRMLEAEELPEPAERPGQVDLDRIWAERSARFLSEDHIPVLVRVAPGRREELLNTARAVRAEEPEADGWVRLNVTFEDLRHAVWAVWQLDTDAEALAPDALRDALHERAAALAHRYDESRFAIPAVVTADVGRAALVATPRACPPPRPHA, from the coding sequence GTGAGACCAGCCTTCCCGCAAATCACGACACCTTGTGTCGTGTTTGTTTGCGAGAATGGAACCATGCGTGCCGATCGGTTGGTCTCGCTGGCGCTGCTGCTCCGCCAGCGCGGGCGGATGACCGCGGGTGAGCTGGCCGCCGAGCTGGAAGTGTCGGTTCGCACCGTGCTGCGCGACATCGACGCATTGTCCACTGCAGGCGTTCCGGTCTACGCCGACCGCGGCCGACATGGCGGCTTCTCGCTGCTGCCCGGCTTCCGCACCGAGCTCGCCGGGCTGAACCACGACGAGGGCCTGGCCCTCCTGACCGCTGGGTCGGGGCGCGCGGAACAGGCGTTCGGCCTCGGTACGGCGCTCGCCTCGGCCATGCGCAAGATCGTCGATGCCCTGCCCGAAGGCCATCGGGCCAGCGTGGGCGACGCCGCCCAGCGGTTCCTCGTCGAGCCGAAGACCGATCTGCTCTCGCGTCGACTCGTCGCCGAGGAGGTGGTCGGCACGGTGATGAAGACGGCCCGCGGTGCGGTGCTCAGGGGGCGCAAGCTGCGATTCCACTACGCCGCACCAGACACGACGCCGCGCTGGCACGCCGTGGACCCGATCGGCCTGGTCACCGTTCGTGACCGCACCTACCTGTTGGCGGCCAAGTCCGGTGAGGACCGCACCTACCGACTGTCGCGGATGCTGGAGGCCGAAGAACTCCCCGAACCTGCCGAACGCCCGGGCCAGGTCGACCTCGATCGCATCTGGGCCGAACGCAGCGCGCGCTTCCTCTCGGAAGATCACATCCCGGTGCTGGTCAGAGTCGCGCCCGGGCGCCGAGAAGAGCTGCTGAACACCGCACGTGCCGTTCGGGCGGAGGAACCCGAAGCCGACGGCTGGGTTCGGCTGAACGTGACCTTCGAGGATCTCCGGCACGCGGTATGGGCGGTGTGGCAGCTCGACACCGACGCCGAGGCCCTCGCCCCAGACGCGTTGCGTGACGCCCTGCATGAGCGCGCAGCCGCCCTCGCCCATCGCTACGACGAATCGAGGTTCGCGATCCCAGCGGTCGTGACAGCTGACGTGGGGCGAGCAGCCCTCGTCGCTACTCCACGAGCTTGCCCGCCACCGAGACCTCACGCATGA
- a CDS encoding RidA family protein: protein MERTAVNPVTWSLEMGFNQGEVVSGHSRTLYISGQTAMSGDGRPEHDGDIAAQLGLAVDNLEAVLAEAGMSLANLVRLNVYTTDVDALFPHYGVLAARLGAAGVAPATTMLGVTRLAIPGQMVELEGTAVA, encoded by the coding sequence ATGGAACGAACAGCAGTCAACCCGGTGACCTGGTCGCTGGAGATGGGATTCAACCAGGGCGAGGTCGTCTCCGGGCACTCCCGGACCTTGTACATCTCGGGGCAGACCGCGATGAGCGGCGACGGCCGACCCGAGCACGACGGGGACATCGCCGCGCAACTGGGACTCGCCGTGGACAATCTCGAAGCCGTGCTCGCCGAGGCCGGCATGTCGCTGGCGAACCTCGTGCGGCTCAACGTCTACACCACCGACGTCGATGCGCTGTTTCCGCACTACGGCGTGCTGGCGGCCCGGCTGGGTGCCGCGGGCGTCGCCCCGGCGACCACGATGCTCGGGGTGACGCGGCTCGCGATCCCCGGCCAGATGGTCGAACTCGAAGGTACCGCCGTCGCGTAG